The following coding sequences are from one Ancylobacter sp. TS-1 window:
- a CDS encoding cytochrome c-type biogenesis protein, with amino-acid sequence MTRLFRSVGAALLLALLLAGPAAAVQPDEVLPDAAQEARARALSVELRCMVCQNQSIDDSNAPLARDLRLLVRERIAAGDSDREVMDYLVSRYGEFVLLRPTWHGANVILWLAPFAVLLVGGIGLFVAYRRRAAPSEAVVPLSPEEEARLRAALGEAAPDVTKL; translated from the coding sequence ATGACGCGATTGTTTCGGTCCGTCGGGGCCGCCCTCCTGCTGGCCCTGCTGCTCGCCGGCCCGGCGGCGGCGGTGCAGCCTGACGAGGTTCTGCCCGATGCGGCGCAGGAGGCGCGTGCGCGCGCCCTCTCCGTCGAGCTGCGCTGCATGGTCTGCCAGAACCAGTCGATCGACGATTCCAACGCCCCGCTGGCGCGCGACCTGCGCCTGCTGGTGCGCGAGCGCATCGCCGCCGGCGACAGCGACCGCGAGGTGATGGACTATCTGGTCTCGCGCTATGGCGAGTTCGTGCTGCTGCGCCCGACCTGGCACGGCGCCAATGTCATCCTGTGGCTGGCGCCCTTCGCGGTGCTGCTGGTCGGCGGGATCGGCCTTTTCGTCGCCTACCGGCGCCGCGCCGCCCCCTCGGAGGCGGTCGTCCCGCTCTCGCCGGAGGAGGAGGCGCGCCTGCGCGCGGCGCTCGGCGAGGCCGCACCGGACGTTACGAAACTTTAA
- a CDS encoding Do family serine endopeptidase, which produces MPRNALNQTRTPSSSTLRHSRSRLLAGVFTLALAGGAFGALVLPEAITPAAAQLTTNQAAGTFSFADIVEKVSPAVVSVKVKKDQDEVAANDDEGMGNQNVPPQIERFMRRFGFGGQGGPGGPDMGPRRGPGHRAVVGQGSGFFISADGYVVTNNHVVDGASEVDITTTDGKTFTAKVIGTDPRTDVALLKVDGKSNFPWVKLAEKAPRVGDWVVAVGNPFGLGGTVTAGIVSARGRDIGSGPYDDFLQIDAPINRGNSGGPTFGLDGEVIGVNTAIVSPSGGNVGIAFAIPSETVSEVVEALKSGGQVARGYVGVQIQPVSDEVAEAMDLKETDGALIAQVQPGTPGDKAGLKPGDIVTAIDGETIKDSREMSREIARKKPGVTVKLSVLRDGKSITVPVTLEQLPTDVASVDKKGGDAEPGTHGVPRLGLSLAPAKGVAGAGDQGVVITEVDPNGPGAERGLKAGDVILDVAGKPVMTPADVRDGLATAKKDNRKAVLMRVKSEQGTRFVAISLGEQRG; this is translated from the coding sequence ATGCCGCGCAACGCGCTCAACCAGACCCGCACCCCTTCGTCCTCCACGCTGCGCCACAGCCGCTCCCGGCTGCTCGCCGGCGTGTTCACGCTGGCGCTGGCCGGCGGCGCCTTCGGCGCGCTGGTGCTTCCCGAGGCCATCACCCCGGCCGCTGCCCAGCTGACCACCAATCAGGCGGCCGGCACGTTCTCCTTCGCCGACATCGTCGAGAAGGTCTCGCCCGCCGTCGTCAGCGTGAAGGTGAAGAAGGACCAGGACGAAGTCGCCGCCAATGACGACGAGGGCATGGGCAACCAGAACGTTCCCCCGCAGATCGAGCGCTTCATGCGCCGCTTCGGCTTCGGCGGCCAGGGTGGCCCCGGCGGCCCCGACATGGGCCCGCGCCGCGGCCCCGGCCATCGCGCCGTCGTCGGCCAGGGTTCCGGCTTCTTCATCTCCGCCGACGGCTATGTCGTGACCAACAACCACGTGGTCGACGGCGCCTCGGAAGTCGACATCACCACCACGGACGGCAAGACCTTCACCGCCAAGGTGATCGGCACCGATCCGCGCACCGACGTCGCGCTGCTGAAGGTCGATGGCAAGTCGAACTTCCCGTGGGTGAAGCTGGCCGAGAAGGCCCCGCGCGTCGGCGACTGGGTGGTCGCGGTCGGCAACCCGTTCGGCCTCGGCGGCACCGTCACGGCGGGCATCGTCTCGGCGCGTGGCCGCGACATCGGCTCGGGCCCGTATGACGACTTCCTCCAGATCGACGCTCCGATCAACCGCGGCAATTCGGGCGGCCCGACCTTCGGCCTCGACGGCGAGGTGATCGGCGTCAACACCGCCATCGTCTCCCCCTCGGGCGGCAATGTCGGCATCGCCTTCGCCATTCCCTCCGAGACCGTCTCCGAGGTGGTCGAGGCGCTGAAGTCCGGCGGCCAGGTGGCGCGCGGCTATGTCGGCGTGCAGATCCAGCCGGTCAGCGACGAGGTCGCCGAGGCGATGGACCTCAAGGAGACCGACGGCGCGCTGATCGCCCAGGTGCAGCCCGGCACCCCCGGCGACAAGGCCGGCCTCAAGCCCGGCGATATCGTGACCGCGATCGACGGCGAGACCATCAAGGACTCCCGCGAGATGTCGCGTGAGATCGCCCGCAAGAAGCCGGGCGTCACGGTGAAGCTGAGCGTGCTGCGCGACGGCAAGTCGATCACCGTCCCGGTGACGCTCGAGCAGCTGCCGACTGACGTCGCCTCCGTCGACAAGAAGGGCGGCGACGCCGAGCCGGGCACCCATGGCGTGCCGCGCCTCGGTCTCTCGCTGGCCCCCGCCAAGGGTGTCGCCGGTGCCGGCGACCAGGGCGTGGTGATCACCGAGGTCGACCCGAACGGCCCGGGCGCCGAGCGCGGCCTGAAGGCGGGCGACGTCATCCTCGATGTGGCCGGCAAGCCGGTCATGACCCCGGCCGACGTGCGCGATGGCCTCGCCACCGCCAAGAAGGACAACCGCAAGGCCGTCCTGATGCGCGTCAAGTCCGAGCAGGGCACCCGCTTCGTCGCCATCTCCCTCGGCGAGCAGCGCGGCTGA
- a CDS encoding response regulator transcription factor has product MRLLIVEDDRDAAEYLRKAFREAGHVADVASDGEAGLAHALDGGYDVLVVDRMLPRRDGLSLITELRGRGDKTPALILSALGQVDDRVTGLRAGGDDYVPKPYAFSELLARVEALARRGGPQATDTVYRVADLELDRLAHRCTRGGQEIVLQPREFRLLEFLMRHAGQVVTRTMLLENVWDYHFDPQTNVIDVHVSRLRSKIDKGFDPPLLHTVRGAGYIVRDGAR; this is encoded by the coding sequence ATGCGCCTGCTGATCGTCGAGGACGACCGTGATGCCGCCGAGTATCTGCGCAAGGCGTTTCGCGAGGCGGGCCACGTCGCCGACGTGGCGTCGGACGGCGAGGCGGGCCTCGCCCATGCGCTCGACGGCGGTTACGACGTGCTGGTGGTCGACCGCATGCTGCCCCGCCGCGACGGCCTGTCGCTGATCACCGAGCTGCGCGGGCGCGGCGACAAGACGCCGGCGCTCATCCTCTCGGCGCTCGGCCAGGTCGACGACCGCGTGACCGGCCTGCGCGCCGGCGGCGACGATTATGTGCCCAAGCCCTATGCCTTTTCCGAGCTGCTGGCCCGCGTCGAGGCGCTGGCGCGGCGCGGCGGCCCGCAGGCGACCGACACCGTGTACCGCGTCGCCGACCTCGAACTCGACCGGCTGGCGCATCGCTGCACCCGCGGAGGCCAAGAGATCGTGCTGCAGCCGCGCGAGTTCCGGCTGCTCGAATTTCTCATGCGCCACGCCGGGCAGGTGGTGACGCGCACCATGCTGCTGGAGAATGTGTGGGACTACCATTTCGATCCGCAGACCAACGTCATCGACGTGCATGTCTCGCGGCTGCGCTCCAAGATCGACAAGGGCTTCGATCCGCCGCTGCTCCATACGGTGCGCGGCGCGGGATACATCGTCCGTGACGGCGCTCGGTAA
- a CDS encoding ATP-binding protein, translating into MTALGKLIRTTAFKLIAAYLFVFAIFAGSVIAYLGWHTQRLVTRQAVEAIEADSRYIEAQFERGGIARVVQVVNRRARAPDAGLLLVTSFSGDPLAGNVLNLPLSFLDKQGWREIDYLRSEEAAAAPSRALVHVILLPGEFRVLVGRDIVEREELRQIIIGPAVWGLALLVVLGVAGGLFVTRRVLKRIDQMTAISDGIMAGDLSGRLSVANTGDEFDRLALSLNAMLDRIEALMAGLKEVSDNIAHDLKTPLTRLRNRAEDALRTAGSEPEWRLATEQTIEESDGLIRTFDALLMIARAEAGQARASMVRFDLADTVASVAELYEPVADESGLDIVVDAPGPLPVHGVRELVAQALSNMMDNAIKYSAPEVPGERREVTLAARREGDRVRLVVADRGPGIDAADRPRVLERFVRLEASRTRPGFGLGLSLVAAVVRLHGGTLSLEGNDPGLKIVVDLPLDLSEAERAG; encoded by the coding sequence GTGACGGCGCTCGGTAAGCTCATCCGCACCACCGCGTTCAAGCTGATCGCGGCCTATCTGTTCGTCTTCGCGATCTTCGCCGGCTCGGTCATCGCCTATCTGGGCTGGCACACGCAGCGGCTGGTGACGCGGCAGGCGGTGGAGGCGATCGAGGCGGATTCGCGCTACATCGAGGCGCAGTTCGAGCGCGGCGGCATCGCGCGCGTGGTGCAGGTGGTCAACCGCCGCGCCCGCGCGCCCGATGCCGGGCTGCTGCTCGTCACCAGCTTCAGCGGCGACCCGCTGGCCGGCAATGTGCTGAACCTGCCGCTGAGCTTTCTCGACAAGCAGGGCTGGCGGGAGATCGACTATCTGCGCTCGGAGGAAGCCGCCGCCGCGCCGAGCCGGGCGCTGGTGCACGTCATCCTGCTGCCGGGCGAGTTCCGCGTGCTGGTGGGCCGTGACATCGTGGAGCGCGAGGAACTGCGCCAGATCATCATCGGCCCGGCCGTCTGGGGTCTGGCGCTGCTCGTGGTGCTGGGCGTGGCCGGCGGCCTGTTCGTGACGCGGCGCGTGCTCAAGCGCATCGACCAGATGACGGCGATTTCCGACGGCATCATGGCCGGCGACCTGTCCGGCCGGCTGTCCGTGGCCAATACCGGCGACGAGTTCGACCGCCTCGCGCTCAGCCTCAACGCCATGCTGGACCGCATCGAGGCGCTGATGGCGGGGCTGAAGGAAGTTTCCGACAACATCGCCCACGACCTCAAGACGCCGCTGACCCGCCTGCGCAACCGGGCCGAGGACGCGCTGCGCACCGCCGGCAGCGAGCCGGAATGGCGGCTGGCGACCGAGCAGACCATCGAGGAATCCGACGGTCTCATCCGCACCTTCGACGCCCTGCTGATGATCGCCCGCGCCGAGGCGGGGCAGGCGCGCGCCTCGATGGTGCGCTTCGACCTCGCCGACACGGTGGCCAGCGTCGCCGAACTCTACGAGCCGGTGGCCGACGAGAGCGGGCTCGACATCGTGGTCGACGCGCCCGGGCCGCTGCCGGTGCATGGCGTGCGCGAGCTGGTGGCGCAGGCGCTCTCCAACATGATGGACAACGCCATCAAGTACAGCGCCCCGGAAGTGCCCGGCGAGCGGCGCGAGGTGACGCTCGCCGCCCGGCGCGAGGGCGACCGGGTGCGCCTCGTCGTCGCCGACCGCGGCCCCGGCATCGATGCGGCGGACCGTCCGCGCGTGCTGGAGCGTTTCGTGCGGCTGGAGGCGAGCCGGACACGGCCGGGCTTCGGGCTCGGCCTGTCGCTGGTGGCGGCGGTGGTGCGGCTGCATGGCGGCACACTGTCGCTGGAAGGCAACGATCCGGGCCTGAAGATCGTTGTCGACCTGCCGCTCGACCTCTCCGAGGCCGAGCGGGCAGGCTGA
- a CDS encoding bifunctional [glutamine synthetase] adenylyltransferase/[glutamine synthetase]-adenylyl-L-tyrosine phosphorylase produces MAARRVSKTADDEANGPAKGPGNGLAARLRREPGFAVPSRLSAALRDALADAPPQVRARLDAQMAAYPQARAVLAGVAAHSPFLTELIRVDPARLARLLESDPVEALAAARAAMAAEVMASDDEALAMAALRRLRAETALAVALADIGGVFDLAAVTAELTATADACIAQAVDFLVREAVAARKLKKAAATGLGYTVLAMGKHGARELNYSSDVDLIVLYDPDAAPLGKDVEAGPFFVRLTQRLVKLIQERTGEGYVARVDLRLRPDPASTPAALSVDAALDYYEREGATWERAAYIKARPIAGDLELGQGFLKHMMPFVWRRALDYAAVADVHAMKQDIHAFRGHGAIAVEGHNVKLGRGGIREIEFFVQTQQLIAGGRDPRLRTPRTLEALGVLAQAGWIGEAARTELDEAYHYLRRVEHRLQMVADAQTHTLPESAETLAGFARFMGYEDRESFAAALTERLTRVQDHYSRLFEDARPRAAVEGALNFPRGKDDRETLATLHRLGYADPKAASATVRAWLAGEPRALRPPGVREEMEAVVPLLVDALARGGAPDAGLNAADRFFRALPSALRLLPALRLNPDLVRLLATILGTAPRLGEMLAHRPTLIDALLDPAFFGKLPDEPELAARLAADLALAEDEEDLLDRARRFGQEQHVLIGVRILSGTLPAARAGEAFARLADVIIRALGAAVTARFREAHGTVPGAEVAVLAMGKLGGREMTAGSDLDLIVLYDFDAEHPESDGPRPLYGAQYFARLTQRLVSALTTPTNAGQLYEVDLRLRPSGRAGPVATSLPRFETYQVEEAWTWEHMALTRARVVTASPAFRGRVEDAIAKVLRRAREPHRLAADIVDMRGAIADEKGDDDPWDLKYARGGLIDIEFIAQYLVLAHARQEPRIVDTSTLKVIGHAAQAGLIDVLDGHLLGDACRLMHDLTQVLRLALSGPFKPAESSPALRRLLARAGAMPDFSTLEAHLFETQSQVRAAFERLLAAEPKRRRRRA; encoded by the coding sequence ATGGCGGCACGGCGCGTTTCGAAGACGGCGGACGACGAGGCGAACGGTCCTGCGAAGGGCCCCGGGAACGGCCTTGCGGCGCGGCTGCGCCGGGAGCCGGGCTTTGCCGTGCCCTCGCGCCTTTCCGCCGCGCTGAGGGACGCGCTCGCCGATGCGCCGCCACAGGTGCGCGCGCGCCTCGACGCGCAGATGGCCGCGTATCCGCAGGCGCGGGCGGTGCTGGCCGGCGTCGCCGCCCATTCGCCCTTCCTCACCGAACTCATCCGCGTCGATCCCGCCCGGCTGGCCCGCCTGCTGGAGAGCGATCCCGTCGAGGCGCTGGCCGCCGCCCGCGCCGCCATGGCGGCGGAGGTGATGGCGAGCGACGACGAGGCGCTGGCGATGGCGGCGCTGCGCCGGCTGCGCGCCGAGACCGCGCTCGCCGTGGCGCTGGCCGACATTGGCGGCGTGTTCGACCTTGCCGCCGTGACCGCCGAACTGACCGCGACGGCCGATGCCTGCATCGCGCAGGCGGTCGACTTCCTCGTCCGCGAGGCGGTTGCGGCCCGCAAGCTGAAGAAGGCCGCCGCCACCGGGCTTGGCTATACCGTGCTCGCCATGGGCAAGCACGGCGCGCGTGAGCTGAACTATTCGAGCGATGTCGACCTGATCGTGCTCTACGACCCCGACGCAGCCCCGCTCGGCAAGGATGTCGAGGCCGGCCCGTTCTTCGTGCGGCTGACGCAGCGTCTGGTGAAGCTGATCCAGGAGCGCACGGGCGAGGGCTATGTCGCCCGCGTCGACCTGCGGCTGCGCCCCGACCCCGCCTCCACCCCCGCCGCGCTCTCGGTGGACGCCGCGCTCGACTATTACGAGCGCGAAGGCGCCACCTGGGAGCGCGCCGCCTATATCAAGGCGCGGCCCATCGCCGGCGACCTCGAACTGGGGCAGGGCTTCCTCAAGCACATGATGCCCTTCGTCTGGCGGCGCGCGCTCGACTATGCGGCGGTGGCCGATGTCCACGCGATGAAGCAGGACATCCACGCCTTTCGCGGCCACGGGGCCATCGCGGTCGAGGGGCACAATGTGAAGCTCGGGCGCGGCGGCATCCGCGAGATCGAGTTCTTCGTGCAGACCCAGCAGCTCATCGCCGGCGGCCGCGACCCGCGCCTGCGCACCCCGCGCACGCTGGAGGCGCTTGGCGTGCTGGCGCAGGCGGGCTGGATCGGCGAGGCCGCGCGCACCGAACTCGACGAGGCCTATCATTATCTGCGCCGTGTCGAGCACCGGCTGCAGATGGTCGCCGATGCGCAGACCCACACTTTACCCGAGAGCGCCGAGACGCTTGCCGGCTTCGCCCGCTTCATGGGCTATGAGGACCGCGAGAGCTTCGCCGCCGCGCTGACCGAGCGGCTCACCCGCGTGCAGGACCATTATTCCCGCCTCTTCGAGGATGCCCGCCCGCGCGCGGCGGTGGAGGGGGCGCTCAACTTCCCGCGCGGCAAGGACGACCGCGAGACGCTGGCGACGCTGCACCGGCTCGGCTATGCCGACCCCAAGGCGGCGAGCGCGACGGTGCGGGCCTGGCTGGCCGGCGAGCCGCGCGCCCTGCGCCCGCCCGGCGTGCGCGAGGAAATGGAAGCCGTCGTGCCGCTGCTGGTCGACGCGCTGGCGCGCGGGGGCGCCCCCGATGCCGGCCTCAACGCCGCCGACCGCTTCTTCCGCGCCCTGCCGAGCGCGCTGCGCCTGCTGCCGGCGCTGCGGCTCAACCCGGATCTGGTGCGCCTGCTGGCCACCATTCTCGGCACCGCCCCGCGCCTCGGCGAGATGCTGGCGCACCGGCCGACACTGATCGACGCGCTGCTCGACCCGGCCTTCTTCGGCAAGCTGCCGGACGAGCCGGAACTCGCCGCGCGCCTCGCCGCCGATCTCGCCCTGGCCGAGGACGAGGAGGACCTGCTCGACCGCGCACGGCGCTTCGGGCAGGAACAGCATGTGCTGATCGGCGTGCGCATCCTCTCCGGCACGCTGCCGGCGGCGCGCGCCGGGGAAGCCTTCGCGCGGCTCGCCGATGTGATCATCCGCGCGCTCGGCGCGGCGGTGACGGCCCGCTTCCGCGAGGCGCACGGCACCGTTCCCGGCGCCGAGGTGGCGGTGCTGGCCATGGGCAAGCTCGGCGGGCGGGAGATGACCGCCGGGTCCGACCTCGATCTGATCGTGCTCTACGATTTCGACGCCGAGCACCCCGAGAGCGACGGCCCGCGCCCGCTCTACGGCGCGCAGTATTTCGCCCGCCTGACCCAGCGCCTGGTCAGCGCGCTGACCACGCCGACCAATGCCGGCCAGCTCTACGAGGTCGATCTGCGCCTGCGTCCCTCCGGGCGCGCCGGCCCGGTGGCGACCAGCCTGCCGCGCTTCGAGACCTATCAGGTCGAGGAAGCCTGGACCTGGGAGCACATGGCGCTGACCCGGGCCCGCGTGGTCACGGCCTCGCCCGCCTTTCGCGGCCGGGTGGAAGACGCCATCGCCAAGGTGCTGCGCCGGGCGCGGGAGCCGCACCGTCTGGCCGCCGATATCGTCGACATGCGCGGCGCCATCGCCGACGAGAAGGGCGACGACGACCCGTGGGATCTCAAATATGCGCGCGGCGGGCTGATCGACATCGAGTTCATCGCCCAATACCTCGTGCTCGCCCATGCCCGGCAGGAGCCGCGCATCGTCGACACCTCGACGCTGAAGGTGATCGGGCACGCGGCGCAGGCCGGGCTGATCGACGTGCTGGACGGCCATCTGCTCGGCGATGCCTGCCGGTTGATGCATGACCTGACGCAGGTGTTGCGCCTCGCGCTGTCCGGCCCGTTCAAGCCGGCCGAATCCAGCCCGGCGCTGCGCCGTCTGCTGGCGCGGGCGGGCGCGATGCCGGATTTCTCGACGCTGGAAGCGCATCTGTTCGAGACGCAGAGCCAGGTCCGCGCCGCCTTCGAGCGGCTGCTCGCCGCCGAGCCCAAGCGCCGGCGCAGGCGGGCTTAG
- a CDS encoding NAD(P)/FAD-dependent oxidoreductase, producing the protein MSAHSPMEEASVDCVVAGAGVVGLAIARALALKGREVLVLEATGLVGSETSARNSEVIHAGIYYAPGTLKARLCVEGRHALYAYCAARGVPHRNCGKLIVAASPAETERLGAIDAHARACGVDDLAPLTGARARALEPALNAEAALLSPSTGIIDSHALMLAYRGDLEDAGGMIAFNAPILSGEVTAEGFALDVGGAEPMRLSCTHFINAAGHGAVPLARALRGIPAEAVPDAWFCKGSYFTLSGRAPFSRLVYPVPEQAGLGVHLTLDLGGQARFGPDTEWVDGLDYAVDPARGEKFYAAIRRYWPALPDGALNPAYAGIRPKIVPAGAPAADFRIDGPAEHGVPGLVQLFGIESPGLTASLAIADRVAEKLG; encoded by the coding sequence ATGAGCGCGCATTCCCCCATGGAGGAAGCCTCCGTCGACTGCGTCGTCGCCGGCGCCGGCGTGGTCGGCCTCGCCATCGCCCGCGCGCTGGCGCTGAAGGGCCGCGAGGTGCTGGTGCTGGAGGCGACCGGGCTCGTCGGCTCGGAAACCTCGGCGCGCAACAGCGAGGTGATCCATGCCGGCATCTACTACGCTCCCGGCACGCTCAAGGCCCGGCTGTGCGTGGAGGGCCGCCATGCGCTCTACGCCTATTGCGCCGCGCGCGGCGTGCCGCACCGCAACTGCGGCAAGCTGATCGTCGCCGCCAGCCCCGCCGAGACCGAGAGGCTCGGCGCCATCGACGCCCATGCGCGCGCCTGCGGCGTCGACGACCTTGCCCCGCTGACCGGGGCGCGGGCCCGCGCGCTGGAGCCGGCGCTGAACGCCGAGGCCGCGCTGCTCTCCCCCTCCACCGGCATCATCGACAGCCACGCGCTGATGCTGGCCTATCGCGGCGATCTGGAGGACGCCGGCGGCATGATCGCCTTCAACGCGCCGATCCTCTCCGGCGAGGTGACGGCGGAGGGCTTCGCGCTCGATGTCGGCGGCGCCGAGCCGATGCGGCTTTCCTGCACGCATTTCATCAACGCCGCCGGCCATGGCGCCGTGCCGCTCGCCCGCGCGCTCAGGGGAATTCCGGCCGAGGCGGTCCCGGACGCGTGGTTCTGCAAGGGCTCCTATTTCACCCTGTCCGGCCGGGCGCCGTTCTCCCGCCTCGTCTATCCCGTGCCCGAGCAGGCCGGGCTCGGCGTGCACCTGACGCTCGATCTCGGCGGGCAGGCCCGTTTCGGGCCGGACACCGAATGGGTCGACGGTCTCGACTACGCTGTCGATCCGGCGCGCGGGGAAAAGTTCTATGCCGCCATCCGCCGCTACTGGCCGGCGTTGCCGGACGGCGCGCTGAACCCGGCCTATGCCGGCATCCGGCCAAAGATCGTGCCGGCCGGCGCCCCGGCGGCGGATTTCCGCATCGACGGGCCGGCCGAGCATGGCGTGCCGGGTCTGGTGCAGCTGTTCGGCATCGAATCCCCCGGCCTCACCGCCAGCCTCGCCATCGCCGACCGGGTGGCGGAAAAGCTGGGCTAA
- a CDS encoding ATP-binding protein, translating to MARANAAGASVRVQAMRGLARSVARPAYQRLVDAEPFMRKAVPALIIAFIASIAIAAVVQIRAYRTDAIANAKDELALFAAAIASETGRHAAGIIAPDALLRESLLPRAAEDGRRYGLIDASGKVVATHDGAPAASEQIAQLLANTQALAIFAENAGVLDVVMPDGSPALATVRNLSGAPMQLVVVQPLSGALATWQSDTILTVTLLSTTGAVLLILGFAFHWQATRAREADGIYETVRARIDTALSRGRCGLWDWDMGRGRMFWSESMFEMLGHAPRDELISFGEVAGLVHPDDTNLYDIAREIADKPGRTIDRVFRMKHADGHWVWLRARAEVVPQENGEPPHLVGIAVDVTEERRLAERTATADMRLRDAIESISESFVLWDSTNRLVMCNSKFQSLHGIGDANVQPGAEFEAIASLARQPVVRIPLRPEDRPEEGARAFEVQLEGGRWLKVAERRTKDGGYVSVGTDITALKRHEERLMESEKRLMALVADLRKSQQTLELQALQLAELAQNYADEKTKAEDANRAKSEFLANMSHELRTPLNAIIGFSELMESGLFGPLGSDKYNEYCRDIRDSGRYLLDVINDILDMSRIEAGRVQLSLQQVRLDEVVEDAIRVMSVRADEKHLTVTADSGEPATIEADRRALKQIALNLLSNAIKFTPENGRVTVRTRRSAHAALLVIEDSGIGIPKSALAKIGRPFEQVESQFTKTHKGSGLGLAIAKSLVELHGGSMRIRSSEAVGTTVVVRLPVAGRPALQYRSGRAAPAE from the coding sequence ATGGCTCGCGCCAACGCTGCAGGCGCGTCCGTGCGCGTACAAGCCATGAGAGGGCTTGCACGCTCGGTGGCGCGGCCTGCATATCAACGGCTGGTCGACGCCGAACCCTTCATGCGCAAGGCGGTGCCGGCGCTTATCATCGCCTTTATCGCCTCCATCGCCATCGCCGCCGTGGTGCAGATCCGCGCCTACCGCACCGACGCGATCGCCAATGCCAAGGACGAGCTGGCCCTGTTCGCCGCGGCAATCGCGAGCGAGACCGGTCGCCACGCCGCCGGCATCATCGCCCCCGACGCCCTGCTGCGCGAGAGCCTGCTGCCGCGCGCCGCCGAGGACGGGCGCCGCTACGGGCTGATCGACGCTTCCGGCAAGGTCGTTGCCACCCATGACGGCGCGCCGGCCGCCAGCGAGCAGATCGCCCAGCTTCTCGCCAACACCCAGGCCCTCGCCATCTTCGCCGAAAATGCCGGCGTGCTCGACGTGGTGATGCCGGACGGCTCGCCGGCGCTGGCCACGGTGCGAAACCTCTCGGGCGCGCCGATGCAGCTCGTGGTGGTGCAGCCGCTGTCCGGCGCGCTGGCGACCTGGCAGTCCGACACCATCCTCACCGTCACCCTGCTGTCGACCACCGGCGCGGTGCTGCTCATCCTCGGCTTCGCCTTCCACTGGCAGGCGACCCGCGCCCGCGAGGCGGACGGCATCTACGAGACGGTGCGCGCGCGCATCGACACCGCGCTGTCGCGCGGGCGCTGCGGCCTGTGGGACTGGGACATGGGGCGCGGGCGCATGTTCTGGTCGGAATCGATGTTCGAGATGCTCGGCCACGCCCCGCGCGACGAGCTGATCTCCTTCGGCGAGGTCGCCGGCCTCGTGCATCCCGACGACACCAACCTCTACGACATCGCCCGCGAGATCGCCGACAAGCCCGGCCGCACCATCGACCGGGTTTTCCGCATGAAGCACGCCGACGGCCACTGGGTATGGCTGCGCGCCCGTGCCGAAGTGGTGCCGCAGGAGAATGGCGAGCCCCCGCACCTCGTCGGCATCGCCGTCGACGTCACCGAGGAGCGCCGCCTCGCCGAGCGCACCGCCACCGCCGACATGCGCCTGCGCGACGCCATCGAGAGCATCTCCGAATCCTTCGTGCTGTGGGACAGCACGAACCGGCTGGTGATGTGCAATTCCAAGTTCCAGTCGCTGCACGGCATCGGCGACGCCAATGTGCAGCCGGGCGCCGAGTTCGAGGCCATCGCCTCGCTCGCCCGCCAGCCGGTGGTGCGCATTCCGCTGCGTCCCGAGGACCGGCCCGAGGAAGGCGCGCGCGCCTTCGAGGTGCAGCTGGAGGGCGGGCGCTGGCTCAAGGTCGCCGAGCGCCGCACCAAGGATGGCGGCTACGTCTCGGTCGGCACCGACATCACCGCGCTCAAGCGCCACGAAGAGCGCCTGATGGAAAGCGAGAAGCGGCTGATGGCGCTGGTCGCGGACCTGCGCAAATCGCAGCAGACGCTGGAACTTCAGGCGCTCCAGCTTGCCGAGCTGGCGCAGAACTACGCCGACGAGAAGACCAAGGCCGAGGACGCCAACCGCGCCAAGTCCGAATTCCTCGCCAATATGAGCCACGAACTGCGCACGCCGCTCAACGCCATCATCGGCTTCTCCGAGCTGATGGAAAGCGGGCTGTTCGGCCCGCTCGGCAGCGACAAGTACAATGAGTACTGCCGCGACATCCGCGATTCCGGCCGCTACCTGCTCGACGTCATCAACGACATTCTCGACATGTCCCGCATCGAGGCCGGGCGCGTGCAGCTCAGCCTCCAGCAGGTGCGGCTGGACGAGGTGGTCGAGGACGCCATCCGCGTCATGTCGGTACGCGCCGACGAGAAGCACCTCACCGTCACCGCCGATTCCGGCGAGCCGGCCACCATCGAGGCGGACCGGCGCGCGCTCAAGCAGATCGCGCTCAACCTGCTTTCCAACGCCATCAAGTTCACGCCCGAGAACGGCCGCGTCACCGTGCGCACCCGGCGCTCGGCCCATGCCGCCCTGCTGGTCATCGAGGATAGCGGCATCGGCATCCCCAAGAGCGCGCTGGCCAAGATCGGCCGGCCCTTCGAGCAGGTCGAGAGCCAGTTCACCAAGACCCACAAGGGCTCGGGGCTGGGCCTCGCCATCGCCAAGTCGCTGGTCGAGCTGCATGGCGGCTCGATGCGCATCCGCTCCTCGGAAGCCGTCGGCACCACCGTCGTCGTCCGCCTGCCGGTGGCCGGACGTCCGGCGCTGCAATATCGCTCTGGCCGCGCGGCCCCGGCCGAATAA